In one Oryza glaberrima chromosome 2, OglaRS2, whole genome shotgun sequence genomic region, the following are encoded:
- the LOC127761669 gene encoding protein FD-like codes for MAEQLGGVGSPQLSLSSCSSFLSISSAGTSAADGAPHLSLGVGGAEELDLLLQVGIGGGGGGGGDEEEEERKTIRMMKNRESALRSRARKRAYVQELEKEVRRLVNENLKLKRHCKQLKTEMAALIQQPTNKQSSHRRSSST; via the exons ATGGCGGAGCAGCTGGGCGGCGTGGGCAGCCCGCAGCtaagcctgagcagctgcagctcCTTCCTTTCCATCTCCAGCGCCGGTACCAGCGCCGCCGATGGTGCTCCCCATCTATCCCtcggcgtgggcggcgccgaggagctGGATCTGCTGCTGCAGGTGGGCataggcggtggcggtggcggcggcggcgacgaggaagaggaggagcgcaAGACCATCCGGATGATGAAGAACAGGGAGTCGGCGCTGCGCTCCAGGGCAAGGAAGAGG GCGTATGTGCAGGAGCTGGAGAAGGAAGTTCGCCGGCTGGTGAATGagaatctcaagctcaagaggCACTGCAAACAA CTTAAGACGGAGATGGCTGCTCTGATCCAGCAGCCTACCAACAAGCAGAGTTCCCACCGAAGAAGCTCATCCACTTGA
- the LOC127763834 gene encoding cation/H(+) antiporter 15-like isoform X2 → MQDAGSALSDTIYFVRIIFMFFIGLEMDLRYLRHHLRRSLAIACGGSGLCLLLAALAGPFFYGLLHPGQGPFKPEKLYASTALFMLVLTTTASPVLIRIVTELKLTGSEAGQLAIGAAFANDMASLSVFSIMVVGTTAYGPDGQPTPSFPDMSIVMSMAFTACLAVLAAARAARLLNRLKRGRRYVSKYELCAILLLIIALSLLEQVFGYSASMTAFLIGLAMPRDGPTARTLVDRLTYPVHQLVMPLCFGAIGARLDFAAVGSFTAMQFAVAVAFTTLLGAVGKVGGTVLAGRMLGISARESLVLGFLLNVKGYCDILAINFGNQAGIWGQTAQVVLLLSSILNTFMAGPAAAAIVRQQRAASRYRSRCLQDLKVDHELRVLVCVHGAGGVHTMLTLAELSKGTAPLAVYLLHLVELMAARKYAITHLYHDADADDDEWGYAREIEQVAAAVNTFTYDAGVPVRQMTAISSLGSMDADVRNGVEDSRASLVIVPFHKEQRYDGRMVCRREGRRQLNQRILQRLPCTVGVLVERRLGGGGDKGAEDVVKNQVVAVFLGGPDDREAVAYATRLAAHPWVSVTVVRFLPARQDDITIGIDEQLLATTKSHGGEGAMEVAVEDDEAMADEEFMADVYARLVLAGQVEYTERYVSNGAEMVNSLSAMVGTYSLFVVGKGGGGSAAAAMTSGMGGLLEDECPELGPVGEVLASDDFTACGSVLVLQQHSAHVHHRMRRWNPNIHITTTPSSSDHHSHPP, encoded by the coding sequence CTCAGCGACACCATCTACTTCGTCCGCATCATCTTCATGTTCTTCATCGGCCTGGAGATGGACCTCCGGTACCTCCGCCACCACCTGCGCCGCTCCCTCGCCATCGCCTGCGGCGGCTCGGGGCTCTGCCTCCTGCTCGCCGCCCTCGCGGGGCCCTTCTTCTACGGCCTCCTCCACCCCGGCCAGGGCCCCTTCAAGCCCGAGAAGCTCTACGCCTCCACCGCGCTCTTCATGCTCgtcctcaccaccaccgcctccccggTCCTCATCCGCATCGTCACCGAGCTCAAGCTCACCGGCTCCGAGGCCGGCCAGCTCGCCATCGGCGCCGCCTTCGCCAACGACATGGCTAGCCTCTCCGTCTTCAGCATCATGGTCGTCGGCACCACCGCCTACGGCCCCGACGGCCAGCCCACCCCATCCTTCCCGGACATGTCCATCGTCATGTCCATGGCCTTCACGGCGTGCCTGGCGGTGCTCGCGGCCGCCAGGGCCGCCAGGCTGCTCAACAGGCTCAAGCGCGGCCGCCGCTACGTCAGCAAGTACGAGCTCTGCGCCATTCTCCTGCTCATCATCGCCCTCTCGCTGCTCGAGCAGGTGTTCGGCTACAGCGCCTCCATGACCGCCTTCCTCATCGGCCTCGCCATGCCGCGCGACGGGCCCACGGCGCGCACGCTCGTCGACCGCCTCACCTACCCCGTGCACCAGCTCGTCATGCCGCTCTGCTTCGGGGCCATCGGCGCAAGGCTCgacttcgccgccgtcggcagCTTCACAGCCATGcagttcgccgtcgccgtcgccttcacGACGCTGCTCGGCGCAGTCGGGAAGGTGGGCGGCACGGTGCTCGCGGGCCGCATGCTGGGCATCTCGGCGAGGGAGTCGCTGGTGCTGGGCTTCCTGCTCAACGTCAAGGGCTACTGTGACATCCTCGCCATCAACTTCGGCAACCAGGCCGGCATCTGGGGCCAGACGGCGCAGGTGGTgctgctcctctcctccatccTCAACACCTTCATGGCAGGCCCGGCTGCCGCGGCCATCGTCCGACAGCAGCGCGCCGCCTCCCGATACCGGTCGCGCTGCCTTCAGGACCTCAAGGTCGACCACGAGCTCCGCGTGCTGGTCTGCGTCCACGGCGCCGGGGGCGTCCACACCATGCTGACGCTCGCGGAGCTCTCCAAGGGCACCGCGCCGCTGGCCGTCTACCTCCTCCACCTGGTGGAGCTTATGGCCGCGCGCAAGTACGCCATCACCCATCTGTACcatgacgccgacgccgacgacgacgagtgggGTTATGCCCGCGAGATCGAGCAGGTGGCCGCGGCGGTGAACACCTTCACCTACGACGCCGGCGTGCCGGTGCGGCAGATGACCGCCATCTCCAGCCTGGGGTCCATGGACGCAGACGTGCGCAACGGCGTGGAGGACTCGCGCGCGTCGCTGGTGATCGTGCCCTTCCACAAGGAGCAGCGGTACGACGGGCGCATGGTGTGCcggcgagaggggaggcggcagctgAACCAGCGGATCCTGCAGCGCTTGCCCTGCACTGTCGGGGTCCTGGTGGAACGGCGcctcggcgggggcggcgacaAGGGCGCGGAAGACGTGGTGAAGAACCAGGTGGTGGCGGTGTTCCTGGGCGGGCCGGACGACAGGGAGGCGGTAGCGTACGCGACGCGGCTGGCGGCGCACCCGTGGGTGAGCGTGACGGTGGTGAGATTCCTTCCAGCGCGACAGGATGATATTACCATTGGCATTGATGAACAATTATTAGCCACCACCAAGAGCCATGGCGGTGAGGGCGCcatggaggtggcggtggaggacgacgaggcgatGGCGGATGAGGAGTTCATGGCGGACGTGTACGCGAGGCTGGTGTTGGCGGGACAGGTGGAGTACACGGAGAGGTACGTGAGCAACGGCGCGGAGATGGTGAATTCGTTAAGCGCCATGGTGGGGACGTACTCGCTGTTCGTGGtggggaagggcggcggcggctcggcggcggcggccatgacgaGCGGCATGGGAGGGCTACTGGAGGACGAGTGTCCGGAGCTGGGCCCCGTCGGGGAGGTGCTGGCCTCCGACGACTTCACGGCCTGCGGCTCCGTGCTGGTGCTTCAGCAGCACAGCGCGCATGTGCATCACAGGATGAGGAGGTGGAATCCCAACATTCACATCACCACCACACCCTCGTCGTCCGATCATCATAGCCACCCACCCTAG
- the LOC127762692 gene encoding peroxidase 64 produces MASAMASSQSHLDLVQLLIVVVMTMTMLVGGGEALSLDYYAKSCPKAEAAVAAAVKQAMAKDRTVPAGLLRLHFHDCFVRGCDGSVLLDSSGNMSAEKDGPPNASLHAFYVIDNAKAAVEALCPGVVSCADILALAARDAVAMSGGPSWQVPVGRRDGRVSLASETTTALPGPTASFDQLKQAFHGRGMSTKDLVVLSGGHTLGFAHCSSFQNRIQPQGVDPALHPSFAATLRRSCPPNNTARSAGSSLDPTSSAFDNFYYRMLLSGRGLLSSDEALLTHPKTRAQVTLYAASQPAFFRDFVDSMLRMSSLNNVAGEVRANCRRVN; encoded by the exons aTGGCATCAGCAATGGCGTCGTCCCAGTCCCATCTGGATCTGGTACAGCTGCTAATCGTTGtggtgatgacgatgacgatgctggtgggtggcggcgaggcgctgAGCCTGGACTACTACGCCAAGAGCTGCCccaaggcggaggcggcggtggcggcggcggtgaagcaGGCCATGGCCAAAGACCGCACGGTGCCGGCCGGCCTGCTCCGCCTGCatttccacgactgcttcgtcagg ggGTGCGACGGTTCCGTGCTTTTGGACTCGTCGGGGAACATGTCGGCGGAGAAGGACGGCCCACCCAACGCGTCGCTGCACGCCTTCTACGTCATCGACAACGCCAAGGCCGCCGTCGAAGCCCTCTGCCCCGGCGTCGTCTCCTGCGCTGACATCCTCGCGCTGGCCGCCAGGGACGCAGTCGCCATG TCCGGTGGTCCTTCTTGGCAAGTGCCGGTGGGTCGTCGTGACGGGCGCGTGTCGCTGGCGagcgagacgacgacggcgctaCCGGGGCCGACGGCGAGCTTCGACCAGCTGAAGCAGGCGTTCCACGGGCGCGGGATGTCGACCAAGGACCTGGTGGTGCTGTCGGGGGGTCACACGCTTGGCTTCGCACACTGCTCCTCCTTCCAGAACCGCATCCAGCCGCAGGGCGTCGACCCCGCGCTTCAcccctccttcgccgccaccctccgccgCTCCTGCCCACCCAACAACACCGCCAGGTCTGCCGGCTCCTCCCTCGaccccacctcctccgccttcgACAACTTCTACTATCGGATGCTGCTCTCCGGCCGTGGCCTTCTCTCCTCCGACGAGGCGCTGCTCACCCACCCCAAGACGCGCGCCCAGGTCACGCTCTACGCCGCGTCGCAGCCCGCCTTCTTCCGTGACTTCGTCGACTCCATGCTACGGATGAGCTCCCTCAAcaacgtcgccggcgaggtccgaGCCAACTGCAGGCGCGTCAACTAG
- the LOC127763834 gene encoding cation/H(+) antiporter 15-like isoform X1, which translates to MAVQAGVVVGPTVLGRAVDLRPLGMQDAGSALSDTIYFVRIIFMFFIGLEMDLRYLRHHLRRSLAIACGGSGLCLLLAALAGPFFYGLLHPGQGPFKPEKLYASTALFMLVLTTTASPVLIRIVTELKLTGSEAGQLAIGAAFANDMASLSVFSIMVVGTTAYGPDGQPTPSFPDMSIVMSMAFTACLAVLAAARAARLLNRLKRGRRYVSKYELCAILLLIIALSLLEQVFGYSASMTAFLIGLAMPRDGPTARTLVDRLTYPVHQLVMPLCFGAIGARLDFAAVGSFTAMQFAVAVAFTTLLGAVGKVGGTVLAGRMLGISARESLVLGFLLNVKGYCDILAINFGNQAGIWGQTAQVVLLLSSILNTFMAGPAAAAIVRQQRAASRYRSRCLQDLKVDHELRVLVCVHGAGGVHTMLTLAELSKGTAPLAVYLLHLVELMAARKYAITHLYHDADADDDEWGYAREIEQVAAAVNTFTYDAGVPVRQMTAISSLGSMDADVRNGVEDSRASLVIVPFHKEQRYDGRMVCRREGRRQLNQRILQRLPCTVGVLVERRLGGGGDKGAEDVVKNQVVAVFLGGPDDREAVAYATRLAAHPWVSVTVVRFLPARQDDITIGIDEQLLATTKSHGGEGAMEVAVEDDEAMADEEFMADVYARLVLAGQVEYTERYVSNGAEMVNSLSAMVGTYSLFVVGKGGGGSAAAAMTSGMGGLLEDECPELGPVGEVLASDDFTACGSVLVLQQHSAHVHHRMRRWNPNIHITTTPSSSDHHSHPP; encoded by the coding sequence CTCAGCGACACCATCTACTTCGTCCGCATCATCTTCATGTTCTTCATCGGCCTGGAGATGGACCTCCGGTACCTCCGCCACCACCTGCGCCGCTCCCTCGCCATCGCCTGCGGCGGCTCGGGGCTCTGCCTCCTGCTCGCCGCCCTCGCGGGGCCCTTCTTCTACGGCCTCCTCCACCCCGGCCAGGGCCCCTTCAAGCCCGAGAAGCTCTACGCCTCCACCGCGCTCTTCATGCTCgtcctcaccaccaccgcctccccggTCCTCATCCGCATCGTCACCGAGCTCAAGCTCACCGGCTCCGAGGCCGGCCAGCTCGCCATCGGCGCCGCCTTCGCCAACGACATGGCTAGCCTCTCCGTCTTCAGCATCATGGTCGTCGGCACCACCGCCTACGGCCCCGACGGCCAGCCCACCCCATCCTTCCCGGACATGTCCATCGTCATGTCCATGGCCTTCACGGCGTGCCTGGCGGTGCTCGCGGCCGCCAGGGCCGCCAGGCTGCTCAACAGGCTCAAGCGCGGCCGCCGCTACGTCAGCAAGTACGAGCTCTGCGCCATTCTCCTGCTCATCATCGCCCTCTCGCTGCTCGAGCAGGTGTTCGGCTACAGCGCCTCCATGACCGCCTTCCTCATCGGCCTCGCCATGCCGCGCGACGGGCCCACGGCGCGCACGCTCGTCGACCGCCTCACCTACCCCGTGCACCAGCTCGTCATGCCGCTCTGCTTCGGGGCCATCGGCGCAAGGCTCgacttcgccgccgtcggcagCTTCACAGCCATGcagttcgccgtcgccgtcgccttcacGACGCTGCTCGGCGCAGTCGGGAAGGTGGGCGGCACGGTGCTCGCGGGCCGCATGCTGGGCATCTCGGCGAGGGAGTCGCTGGTGCTGGGCTTCCTGCTCAACGTCAAGGGCTACTGTGACATCCTCGCCATCAACTTCGGCAACCAGGCCGGCATCTGGGGCCAGACGGCGCAGGTGGTgctgctcctctcctccatccTCAACACCTTCATGGCAGGCCCGGCTGCCGCGGCCATCGTCCGACAGCAGCGCGCCGCCTCCCGATACCGGTCGCGCTGCCTTCAGGACCTCAAGGTCGACCACGAGCTCCGCGTGCTGGTCTGCGTCCACGGCGCCGGGGGCGTCCACACCATGCTGACGCTCGCGGAGCTCTCCAAGGGCACCGCGCCGCTGGCCGTCTACCTCCTCCACCTGGTGGAGCTTATGGCCGCGCGCAAGTACGCCATCACCCATCTGTACcatgacgccgacgccgacgacgacgagtgggGTTATGCCCGCGAGATCGAGCAGGTGGCCGCGGCGGTGAACACCTTCACCTACGACGCCGGCGTGCCGGTGCGGCAGATGACCGCCATCTCCAGCCTGGGGTCCATGGACGCAGACGTGCGCAACGGCGTGGAGGACTCGCGCGCGTCGCTGGTGATCGTGCCCTTCCACAAGGAGCAGCGGTACGACGGGCGCATGGTGTGCcggcgagaggggaggcggcagctgAACCAGCGGATCCTGCAGCGCTTGCCCTGCACTGTCGGGGTCCTGGTGGAACGGCGcctcggcgggggcggcgacaAGGGCGCGGAAGACGTGGTGAAGAACCAGGTGGTGGCGGTGTTCCTGGGCGGGCCGGACGACAGGGAGGCGGTAGCGTACGCGACGCGGCTGGCGGCGCACCCGTGGGTGAGCGTGACGGTGGTGAGATTCCTTCCAGCGCGACAGGATGATATTACCATTGGCATTGATGAACAATTATTAGCCACCACCAAGAGCCATGGCGGTGAGGGCGCcatggaggtggcggtggaggacgacgaggcgatGGCGGATGAGGAGTTCATGGCGGACGTGTACGCGAGGCTGGTGTTGGCGGGACAGGTGGAGTACACGGAGAGGTACGTGAGCAACGGCGCGGAGATGGTGAATTCGTTAAGCGCCATGGTGGGGACGTACTCGCTGTTCGTGGtggggaagggcggcggcggctcggcggcggcggccatgacgaGCGGCATGGGAGGGCTACTGGAGGACGAGTGTCCGGAGCTGGGCCCCGTCGGGGAGGTGCTGGCCTCCGACGACTTCACGGCCTGCGGCTCCGTGCTGGTGCTTCAGCAGCACAGCGCGCATGTGCATCACAGGATGAGGAGGTGGAATCCCAACATTCACATCACCACCACACCCTCGTCGTCCGATCATCATAGCCACCCACCCTAG
- the LOC127762693 gene encoding rac-like GTP-binding protein 5, whose product MSASRFIKCVTVGDGAVGKTCMLISYTSNTFPTDYVPTVFDNFSANVVVDGSTVNLGLWDTAGQEDYNRLRPLSYRGADVFLLAFSLISKASYENVSKKWIPELRHYAPGVPIILVGTKLDLRDDKQFFVDHPGAVSISTAQGEELRKLIGAAAYIECSSKTQQNIKAVFDAAIKVVLQPPKQKKKKKKAQKGCAIL is encoded by the exons ATGAGCGCGTCTCGGTTCATCAAGTGCGTCACCGTGGGGGACGGCGCCGTGGGCAAGACCTGCATGCTCATCTCCTACACCTCCAACACCTTCCCCACG GATTATGTTCCAACTGTTTTTGATAACTTCAGTGCAAATGTTGTGGTCGATGGGAGCACTGTGAACTTGGGGTTGTGGGATACAGCAG GACAAGAGGACTACAATAGGCTACGCCCGTTGAGCTATCGTGGCGCTGATGTTTTCCTGCTGGCCTTTTCTCTGATCAGCAAAGCAAGCTATGAGAATGTTTCTAAAAAG TGGATACCTGAATTAAGGCATTATGCTCCTGGTGTGCCAATAATTCTCGTTGGAACAAAGCTTG ATCTGCGGGATGATAAGCAATTTTTCGTAGATCACCCTGGTGCTGTATCTATTTCCACTGCTCAG GGCGAAGAGCTGAGGAAACTCATTGGTGCAGCGGCATACATTGAATGCAGTTCAAAAACACAGCAA AACATCAAGGCAGTTTTCGATGCTGCGATTAAGGTGGTTCTCCAGCCTCcaaagcaaaagaagaagaagaaaaaggcgCAGAAAGGATGTGCCATCTTGTAA